ATGCTTCCGCCTGGAAGTCCTGCACGTTGATCAGGAAGGAATGCGGCAGGCCCGATGACGTCGCGGTCAGCGAGATCAGTTCCGCGCCGGAATGCTGCTCGGTGTAGCCGGGCGGCTTGAGCGATCCGAACGCGGGGAACGGATGCATTCCGTAAACGACGCCCGTTTCCTCCATAGCCCTCCAGACGCGATCGTACTTGGGCTGAATCGGAAAATTGCCCATCGCGTCGATTGGCCTCACGAGTCCGACGCGGCATCCCTTCGCCGCCACGCGATAGACTTCCTGCTCGGCGAACTTGGGATCCTGCATCGGCAGCATCGCTGCAAAGTAGAGCCGCTCAGGATTTTCCTGGCAGTAATCATGGGCCCAATCGTTGTATGCCTTGCACATCGCCTTGGCGCCCACGGCGTTCAGCAGCCAGGGATAGGTATCGATGTCGGTCGGGATCAGCATCACCTGGTCGATGCCCTGGACATCCATGTCGCGCAGGCGCGGCTTTGGCTGATACGAACCCTTGTGATCGATATAGTCCGCCTGCTCCGCGGTTAGCGCGGTCTTCGGATTCAGATTGCGCACGTTGAGCGCGCGCTGGATGTCATGCTTAAGGCCCGGCCCCGCGAGCGATAGCACGTTGACCATGCCAGGCGAGCCGTGGATGCGCTGAGAGCCGATTCCCGCGCCGGCTTTGCCGTTGACGATCAACTGATCGCTCTCCGGGTCGTACCAGATCGTATTCTTGAGAGCTTCGTACTCGTCCTTGGTCAACCAGTCTTTTGCGCGTTCCCACAACCACGGCGGTTCGGTGACGTGCGCATCGCAGTCAAAGGTCGGGAAATTCTTGGTCATAGATGCGAATTTCTGAATTGGCATTGCGTTCCTCCGTCACCCAACGGTGCACTGAACTGTTTAACAGGTTCCTAGCTCTCGAGCCACGACTCGGGACTGCTTACCACGCGATGCTTTGTGAAGATCGCGTCGATCTCCTTCATGTCGGCATCCGAGATTGACCATCCCAAGGCGCCGACGTTGTCGTCCACCTCGCGCGGATTGCGGCAGCCGACCAGCGCCGTACTGATTACCGGATTCGACAACGTCCAGCGCAGCGCAAACTGCGGCAGGCTCTTGCCGTAGCGCTTGGCGATACCCTTCAATTCCTCGACGGCGCGCAGGTTGTTCAGGAAGTACTCGGGCCCGAACAGATGCTGAAACAGGTTCAGATTCGCCAACTGGCCGCGATTCGAGCGCCAGTCGTTTTTCTCGAACGCCTGCTCTTCGTTGAGCGTGCCGGTGAGCATCCCGTATGCGAGCGAGCCGTAGGCCATCACACCGATATTATTCTCGCGGCAGTACGGAAAGATCTCCTTCTGCATGCGCCGATCGAACATATTCCAGCAATACTGCACGACGTCGATTTTGCGCGTGCGCACTGCCTCCTGGATCTGACTGAGACGAAAATTCGACACGCCGACCGCGCGCACTTTGCCCTGCTTCACGAGGTCGTCGAGCGCGTGCATAGTCTCGTCGAACG
The window above is part of the Candidatus Binatus sp. genome. Proteins encoded here:
- a CDS encoding amidohydrolase family protein, giving the protein MPIQKFASMTKNFPTFDCDAHVTEPPWLWERAKDWLTKDEYEALKNTIWYDPESDQLIVNGKAGAGIGSQRIHGSPGMVNVLSLAGPGLKHDIQRALNVRNLNPKTALTAEQADYIDHKGSYQPKPRLRDMDVQGIDQVMLIPTDIDTYPWLLNAVGAKAMCKAYNDWAHDYCQENPERLYFAAMLPMQDPKFAEQEVYRVAAKGCRVGLVRPIDAMGNFPIQPKYDRVWRAMEETGVVYGMHPFPAFGSLKPPGYTEQHSGAELISLTATSSGLPHSFLINVQDFQAEASLWVVMALMSGFFETFPKLRAAVFEASSTWLSFVLDECDKAYKLYRNERSLRPLKQLPSETFFERCVTGFEGDEAPPSRYPEFYENILAWASDVYHHDGDDAWRAIETMRKCELPEPYQTKFLGGNARKLYRIDSPKQFISDRVTEIQRPDWWPTEEEIKQSLKPEAAVLRQW
- a CDS encoding aldo/keto reductase, producing the protein MEYRQFGKTGIKISELGFGCWEIGGGYGSIEETEFIKAVNRALDLGINCFDTAEAYGFGASEKSLAKALGSRRKDAVITTKFGVGYPDATNYRDGSRKRMTACIEKSLTALGTDYVDVYLVHWPDVNTPFDETMHALDDLVKQGKVRAVGVSNFRLSQIQEAVRTRKIDVVQYCWNMFDRRMQKEIFPYCRENNIGVMAYGSLAYGMLTGTLNEEQAFEKNDWRSNRGQLANLNLFQHLFGPEYFLNNLRAVEELKGIAKRYGKSLPQFALRWTLSNPVISTALVGCRNPREVDDNVGALGWSISDADMKEIDAIFTKHRVVSSPESWLES